The following proteins come from a genomic window of Nostoc sp. TCL26-01:
- a CDS encoding NAD(P)-dependent oxidoreductase, which yields MTPKRILVTGASGCIGHYISEALIKDTNHELYLLVRNPSKLQVDTQARPGINVLQGDMQYIHQLADLLPTIDIAVLTATAWGGEQTFEINVSKTIELLNKLDPQRCQQVIYFSTASVLDRHNQQLKAAGEIGTDYIRSKYECLQKISELSIAPKITTVFPTLVLGGDAKKPYSHATSGIPEITKYVNLIRFLSADGSFHFIHGQDIASVVTHLIANPPQPGAPRRLVLGQKQLTADEAIEEVCSYLGKKIYFRIPLSLSLANLIIAVFRIQMAAWDRFCMNYRHFTYDTVVNPDSFGLPNYCATVSDVLQISDVESNKTKF from the coding sequence ATGACTCCAAAACGCATTTTAGTAACAGGTGCAAGTGGCTGTATCGGTCACTATATCAGCGAAGCCTTAATTAAAGACACTAATCACGAACTATATTTATTGGTAAGAAATCCCAGCAAATTACAAGTTGATACTCAAGCTCGTCCTGGTATCAATGTATTGCAGGGTGATATGCAATATATTCATCAACTAGCTGATTTACTACCCACAATTGATATAGCTGTACTCACAGCAACGGCTTGGGGTGGTGAGCAAACCTTTGAGATTAATGTATCTAAAACTATTGAATTACTAAACAAATTAGATCCACAGCGTTGTCAACAAGTCATTTATTTTTCCACAGCTAGCGTATTAGATAGACACAATCAACAACTCAAAGCAGCAGGGGAAATTGGTACAGATTATATCCGTTCTAAATATGAATGCTTACAAAAGATATCAGAATTAAGTATTGCCCCCAAAATTACTACCGTTTTCCCTACTTTAGTTTTAGGTGGTGATGCGAAAAAACCATACTCTCATGCCACATCTGGGATTCCAGAGATTACCAAGTATGTTAACCTAATCCGCTTTTTGAGCGCCGATGGTAGTTTTCACTTCATCCATGGACAAGATATTGCTAGCGTAGTCACACATTTAATCGCTAACCCTCCTCAACCAGGCGCACCCCGCAGATTAGTTTTAGGACAAAAGCAGTTAACTGCTGACGAAGCTATAGAAGAAGTTTGTAGTTATTTAGGCAAAAAAATTTACTTCCGCATTCCCCTATCTTTATCCTTAGCAAATTTAATTATTGCCGTATTTCGCATTCAAATGGCTGCTTGGGATAGATTCTGCATGAACTACCGACATTTCACATACGATACTGTAGTTAATCCTGATAGTTTTGGCTTACCAAATTACTGTGCAACCGTGAGCGATGTTTTACAAATTAGCGATGTGGAGAGTAATAAAACCAAGTTCTGA
- the hemE gene encoding uroporphyrinogen decarboxylase — MGVSSTVPHLLRAARGEIVDRPPVWMMRQAGRYMKAYRDLRDKYPSFRDRSEIPEVAIEVSLQPWKAFQPDGVILFSDIVTPLPGLGIDMDIAEGKGPIIHAPIRTQAQVDELHPLEPEAALPFIKTILQALRQEVGNNSTVLGFVGAPWTLAAYAVEGKGSKTYSIIKNMAFSDATMLHQLLTKLADAIAVYARYQIDSGAQVVQMFDSWAGQLSPQDYDTFALPYQRRVFEQIKQTHPDTPLILLVSGSAGVLERMGKSGADIVTVDWTVDMAEARERLGKQMKVQGNLDPGVLFGSKQFISDRIIDTVRKAGNWGHILNLGHGVLPDTPEENVAFFFETAKQLHAVV, encoded by the coding sequence ATGGGTGTCTCCTCAACGGTTCCTCACCTTTTGCGGGCGGCTCGTGGTGAAATTGTCGATCGTCCCCCTGTGTGGATGATGCGACAAGCGGGACGATATATGAAAGCATATCGAGATTTAAGGGACAAGTATCCCTCATTCCGCGATCGCTCGGAAATTCCCGAAGTGGCGATTGAGGTTTCTCTCCAACCTTGGAAAGCTTTCCAGCCAGATGGAGTAATTTTATTCTCCGATATTGTCACCCCCTTGCCAGGCTTGGGAATTGACATGGACATTGCGGAAGGTAAAGGCCCCATCATTCATGCTCCCATTCGCACTCAAGCACAAGTTGACGAGCTACATCCCTTAGAACCAGAAGCAGCTTTACCGTTTATTAAAACCATATTGCAGGCATTACGCCAAGAAGTAGGTAACAATTCAACGGTATTAGGCTTTGTTGGTGCGCCCTGGACTCTCGCAGCTTATGCGGTGGAAGGTAAAGGTTCCAAAACCTACTCCATCATTAAAAATATGGCATTCTCCGACGCGACAATGCTCCATCAACTGCTAACTAAATTAGCAGATGCGATCGCTGTCTATGCCCGTTACCAAATCGACTCCGGCGCGCAAGTAGTACAAATGTTTGACTCTTGGGCAGGACAACTCAGTCCCCAAGATTATGACACCTTTGCTCTACCCTATCAGCGACGAGTGTTTGAGCAAATCAAACAAACTCACCCTGACACACCGCTAATTCTGCTCGTCAGTGGTAGCGCAGGCGTATTAGAACGCATGGGTAAATCGGGCGCGGATATCGTCACTGTCGATTGGACAGTAGATATGGCTGAAGCGCGGGAAAGACTGGGTAAACAGATGAAGGTACAAGGGAATCTTGATCCAGGCGTACTGTTTGGTTCTAAACAGTTTATCAGCGATCGCATCATTGATACAGTCCGCAAAGCAGGCAACTGGGGTCATATCCTCAACCTGGGACATGGTGTATTACCAGACACCCCAGAAGAAAACGTCGCTTTCTTCTTTGAAACAGCCAAGCAACTTCATGCAGTTGTTTAG
- a CDS encoding type II toxin-antitoxin system RelE/ParE family toxin, which produces MLKPYRIIYRVEEDKKQISIARFWHSAQESLEL; this is translated from the coding sequence ATTCTTAAGCCCTATCGCATTATTTATCGAGTAGAAGAAGATAAAAAACAAATTAGTATTGCTAGGTTTTGGCATTCAGCCCAAGAAAGCTTAGAGCTTTAA
- a CDS encoding S9 family peptidase — protein sequence MNKNKISIKTIKPPIAEQQPQVLELHGDRRIDNYFWLRDLENPKVVEYLEAENRYTTEMMQHTEALQIKLYDEMLARIQETDLSVPYRKDHYYYYSRTEAGKAYRIYCRKYGSLDAPEEVLLDENELADGEDFFDLGILAISPNHQILAYSYDTSGSEQYTLFFLDLNTHQLYPESISDTYFSCCWANDNQTLFYTKIDAANRPYQLFRHTLGTSPTKDVLIYHEPDNAYALYVDKTRSQEYILMTLSSSITTEVHYLNANHPDDKFQVIYPRQSGIEYDVEHHSDYFYLVTNEAATNFKLVKTPVAAPSKDNWQTIIPHREDVLLSGISLFINHLVIYERKNGLPTATVQNLLTGDKNDIIFPEPTYQFSEGSNPEFNTSILRFNYTSLVTPPSVFDYDMETHKQELQKETLVLGNYDKNQYASEWLLVTSADGVQIPISIVYKQGIEKNGKNPLLLTGYGAYSMSYPASFSSSRLALLDRGIVFAIAHIRGGEEMGRKWYENGKFLQKKNTFTDFITCAEYLINQGWTASDRLAITGGSAGGLLMGAVINMRPDLFQVVVANVPFVDVVTTILDTSLPLSEMEWEEWGNPNDQVYYDYMKSYSPYDNVTAKDYPHLLITAGLNDSRVKYWEPAKWTAKLRELKTDDNILLLKTNMDAGHSGASGRYESLRELAFEYAFILDRLCL from the coding sequence ATGAATAAAAACAAGATTTCTATCAAAACAATCAAGCCTCCTATCGCTGAACAACAGCCACAAGTGTTAGAATTGCACGGCGATCGCCGGATAGATAATTACTTTTGGCTACGGGATCTAGAAAACCCAAAAGTCGTTGAATATCTAGAAGCAGAAAATAGATATACCACAGAGATGATGCAGCATACAGAAGCGCTGCAAATCAAGCTCTACGATGAGATGTTAGCTCGGATTCAAGAAACTGACTTATCAGTACCCTATCGCAAAGATCATTATTATTATTATTCTCGGACTGAAGCCGGAAAAGCTTATCGAATTTATTGCCGTAAATATGGCAGTTTAGATGCACCAGAAGAAGTGCTACTAGATGAAAATGAATTAGCAGATGGGGAAGATTTTTTTGATTTAGGGATACTTGCTATCAGTCCTAATCATCAAATACTAGCTTATTCCTATGATACCAGTGGCTCTGAACAATATACACTTTTTTTTCTAGATTTAAATACACATCAGTTATATCCAGAAAGTATTAGTGATACCTATTTTTCTTGTTGTTGGGCTAATGATAATCAAACATTATTTTATACAAAAATTGACGCAGCTAATCGTCCTTACCAACTCTTTAGACATACATTAGGAACATCACCAACAAAAGATGTTTTAATCTACCATGAACCTGATAATGCCTATGCCTTATATGTGGACAAAACCCGCAGTCAAGAATATATACTGATGACCTTAAGCAGTAGTATTACGACAGAAGTTCACTACTTAAATGCCAATCATCCCGATGATAAATTTCAGGTAATTTATCCCCGGCAATCAGGCATAGAATATGATGTTGAACATCATAGCGATTACTTTTATTTAGTCACCAATGAAGCAGCCACCAATTTTAAATTAGTCAAAACTCCAGTAGCTGCGCCATCTAAAGACAATTGGCAAACTATTATTCCCCATCGTGAAGATGTTTTGTTATCGGGAATCAGCTTATTCATCAATCATTTAGTAATTTATGAAAGAAAGAATGGGTTGCCAACCGCAACAGTGCAAAATTTATTGACTGGAGATAAAAACGATATCATTTTTCCTGAACCTACTTACCAATTTTCCGAGGGTAGTAACCCAGAATTTAATACTAGTATTTTACGATTTAACTATACTTCTTTAGTGACTCCACCGTCCGTTTTTGATTATGATATGGAGACTCACAAGCAAGAGTTACAAAAAGAGACACTAGTACTTGGCAACTACGACAAAAACCAATATGCAAGTGAATGGTTGCTGGTGACATCAGCCGATGGGGTACAAATTCCTATATCGATTGTTTACAAACAAGGTATAGAAAAAAATGGCAAAAATCCCTTATTACTCACAGGCTATGGTGCGTATAGTATGTCATACCCGGCATCTTTTTCATCATCACGACTAGCATTATTAGATCGGGGGATAGTTTTTGCGATCGCTCACATTCGCGGTGGTGAAGAAATGGGGCGAAAATGGTATGAAAATGGCAAATTTTTGCAGAAGAAAAATACCTTTACAGATTTTATCACCTGTGCTGAATATTTAATTAATCAAGGTTGGACAGCAAGCGATCGCCTCGCCATTACAGGCGGTAGTGCAGGTGGTTTGTTAATGGGAGCAGTCATTAATATGCGTCCCGATTTATTCCAAGTTGTAGTGGCTAATGTGCCATTTGTCGATGTCGTGACAACAATTTTAGACACCTCTCTACCTCTTTCAGAAATGGAATGGGAGGAATGGGGAAATCCCAATGATCAAGTCTATTACGACTACATGAAATCTTACTCACCCTATGATAATGTGACAGCAAAAGATTATCCCCACTTACTCATTACGGCTGGTTTAAATGATTCTCGTGTCAAATACTGGGAACCAGCTAAATGGACAGCCAAACTGCGAGAGTTGAAAACAGATGACAATATCCTTCTCTTGAAAACTAACATGGATGCTGGACATAGTGGTGCATCAGGACGTTACGAAAGCTTAAGAGAACTGGCTTTTGAATATGCTTTTATTTTAGATAGATTGTGTTTATAG